One Eurosta solidaginis isolate ZX-2024a chromosome 1, ASM4086904v1, whole genome shotgun sequence genomic window, ataaaaccgtggaaattaagggccaattaaacttccttaaccctaacgccatagttgtaaccatacccatatccataaccatctccaatgcaTTCGATTAATGGtcccttaacctaaaaatcgtgaaaatttcataaaactgaagaaaacaagtaaggacgggactgtcttcggctatgccgaagacttcatacctttcatgaatggggctgaacaataaacttatcccgttcgtaatctccgaataatcggatgtataagataagaaatatctagtgaacagatctacatacctaaacgaattttaagataaatataaaataaaaaataggtaggtgctttgtgtgaggatgcaaagtttcaggttttttgtggtctgcgtgtaaaaactatgactacgaatcacgtatttcaacaatatatgacgtaaacgtaactatttgatgaaatgttttgaattttgaagcttctagccgtaaaaaaggggcaaaaaaatacagtttatatggggtatataatatatgtaccaccgatctctatgattttttcagacaacaatatatgctatatacgtaagcatttggcgaaatttgaagcttctagctgttaaaacggggcagaaattgcgcaaagtttcttatctgaacaatcggttatatgagatatatactatatataccaccgatctctatgattttttcagacaacaatatatgctatatacctaagcaatcggtgaaatttgaatcttatagctgttaaaatggggtagaaattgcgaaaagtttcttacctgaacaatcggttgtatgagatatatactatatatacaaccgatctctatgattttttcagacaacaatatatgctatatacgtaagcttatctgaacaatcggttgtatgagatatatactatataaacaaccgatctctatgattttttcagacaacaatatatgctatatacgtaagcaatcggtgaaatttgaagcttatagctgttaaaatggggtagaaattgcgaaaagtttcttatctgaacaatcggttgtatgagatatatactatatatacaaccgatttatgagatatatactatatatacaaccgatctctatgattttttcagacaacaatatatgctatatacgtaagtattcggtgaaatttgaagcttctagctgttaaaatggggataaaatttgcgaaaatatatatatatatactatatataccaccatatatatactatatataccaccatatatatactatatataccaccatatatatactatatataccaccgatctttatgattttttcagacaacaatatatgctatatacgtaagcattcgttgaaatttgaagcctctagctcttaaaatagggcagtaattacgaagagttccttatctgaacaatcggttgtggggggtatatactatatatataaccgatctcatcaattttttcaggcaacaatatgtgcaatatacgaaagtatatggtgaaatttgaagcttcaatctgttaaattgggtaagatattacaaaaatcctctttttctgaaaaatcggttgtatggaggatatatgctatagtggtccgatccggtcggttccgacaaatgtctaatcggatacccaaatacacccgctcaccaaattttatcaagatatctcaaaaattgagggactagtttgcatataaacagacagacggacagacggacatggctaaatcaactcagctcttcaacctgattatttcggtaaacttaatggtgggtctatctattttcctttaaggacttacaattttcggtttcgtgacgaaattaatataccatttcattttcatgaaaggtataaaaataaagcctcttagtcataacgtatccaaaacaatgaataaaatctacaaaaagttattaaattcacaaattcaaatatttttaggttatggatatggcgagaaaccaaaaaccaattggttggctatggtatggttatggcgttagcgttatggtatggcaccattaatcgatcagctgttttatctggttatggttttatggttataagtcaccactAATTGGCCCTTTACACAACTTAGTTTTATATTTCATTAGCTTCGTTTCAAATTGGTATTTGGAGTTAAATGATATAATTTCTATATATaccttttaaagaaaaatttctttAAGTTTGAGTCAAAGTCGAGAAAAATGTCCCACCTATCACTATGGGATGCCCCACCTACAAATTGCACCGTAGAACATTGTAACTCTTGAACAGCCAGCATAATTTTTTGCAACAAAACATAGATAGTtcagatataataataataatacttaccACTAGCATGCTCTTTGGCTCTGGTAGCTCATTGCCTTTGTAGATGCTCATATATGATTGGAAGTATTGTATGAGGTCACGTGCCCGCACTCTTTGGCCACTAATTTCTTTGTATACCAAATTATCCGGTGACAGCAACATTGGCACAAATGTACGTAAACTTTGTTTAAATTCGGGTGTTATATCCTTAAGACGACCATCAAATTTGGGATTTGTAGCAACACTTAAGCCTGGGTGTGGCATTAAGAAGCATGCCACTTCCATAAAGCAGGATGCAATATGTCGTCGCAACGACTGCAATTCTGGGTGCTGTTTATCAGACACTTCTAGGCGGCGTTTAAGTATTTTATCGCCACCTAAAGCGCCATATTCAGCTTCATATGGAAAACTCCAATCGCGCACCAAGAACTGTAAACGTTGAAACGGCTTTTTGCCTGTATCAGCTAATGCTAAACGACCATATTCTGTAAATAACTGTAAGTGTTGCAGATCATCTTCTTGTATATTTTGTGACAGATTATATATTTGTACAGAGGATACCATTGTGCTTAGAGCAAAAACTGTAGCACAATCGCGTACAGTACTTTGACTATCGAAAGCACCTTGTGTATCGAGCAAAATAATGGCCACCTTATCACCATTCGGATAATCGTGCAGGAATATTTCGGACCACATTAAGATACCAGTGGTATCACGTTCGGAACCACCGCGCCACGAGAATCCTGTGAGAGGTTCGTTATCATCGCCAACCCAATCGGTTACCACATCATGCCGAACATACTAAAAAAAGAGGGTGAAACGAAAAAGGAGAATTATATGCAAATAAAGGCATGTATAAGAAGCATTAAACTTACTTTGGAGTATAAGTACCGCAGGAAGAAGTCGAGTAGAAAACTTTTGCCTTTACGAAATGCGCCAGCCACTGATACAACACAGACATAACGATCTTTTATCTCGTCACGCATCAATACTTCACTTAGCGCATCTTCGTTAAGCACAAAAGTATGCTCTTCCGATGTGTTTATTATCTGAACTGCCGTTCCAGGCATGCTCAAGTCTGTGTGTGTGTACGATTGCTACGAACTACGGGGACAGCTTTTACAATTTGACAAGCTTATGGTATGTTGATATCACAATTGATTGAACTGGAAGAATAGAAGAATGTGAATGCTGTCAAtactttttaaaactttttctaaaaaatattaaGATAAGAAGATTTAACTTTGTCATCTCAAATCTTTTCCGAGATAGGATAATACTTCAATGGTGGTAGTTCCcgtaaagtaaaataaagaatatttaggCCGAGCTGTTCTTCTAGTTTGCGCcttgcttctttttaatttttcctataaatggACTGCACCTGAACTACATGTGTTAAgcccactccgaacggcagcaGGGGaaaaatacactcgtagtgtttCCAAACGAAAGCCGAGGtgcgacccctcttagaaaagaTTGTTCTACtcgaaacaagttttttataattttttgatgttggtttTCAGAACTTGAACCCACGACCTTTGgcgtggtaggcagagcacgaccTCCGGAAAGTATCTGATCTATATCCAGCTGGAACTATACCAACATGGATAACCTTCGCAGAGTGTCTTTATCACAAAAAAACAACACTAACGGAAATGAAGTCATCCTGAACGAGTTAGCTCCAACTCAGTGGGGACTTCCCCCTCTACCTGCCACCGAATTTCAGTATCGTTTGGAAAACTTTAATGGTGGGAGCGTTTTCAGTCATTAGTAACATGGCCTACCAACGAAGTCGTTGGGATTTTATTCGTTGCACTGTGTTTATTTAAAGCTCATACAGCGATATTTTGAACTTCCTTCGAAACCATATATTTCCCGGAAAACTTTTCTCTCACATAATCCAAGGTCCATTCCGACAACGTCCATAATATCCAGCCATACATCAGGAGAAGTGTGATgagagactatttcgggatcatttagggataaATTCGGTGTGATTTTCGGGATAGCTTCTGTACAGTTTGTCTCGATTGTGCTCTGGATTCTTTCGGCACTGTATCAGAATGGGTTCGGAACTTTCTGAACGTGTTAACGTCGTAAATTTGTCAATGCTCCGAAGCGACTCggcatcatttcggaactatttcgagatcatttcaggatcattGGGGATAATTtcaggattgttttcgggatcaatttagGACTATCCGAGGTATTTCAGTAttattttcgggattatttaaggACTATTTCGGAATTGTGTTGGGATTAGTTGGGGGCTGTTTCAGGATTATTTTGAACCATTTCGTAATTGCTTAAGGATCACTTCAGAAGTAGTTTTGGAATATTTAAAGATGAGCTTGAcccatgcgcatcttgcgcaaccaatacaaaagtctcttatcaaatatcaacagaaatcagctgttctattaacttacagcttgcgcagCCATCTAGCGTGtaatagcaactgccggcaa contains:
- the atl gene encoding atlastin, whose amino-acid sequence is MPGTAVQIINTSEEHTFVLNEDALSEVLMRDEIKDRYVCVVSVAGAFRKGKSFLLDFFLRYLYSKYVRHDVVTDWVGDDNEPLTGFSWRGGSERDTTGILMWSEIFLHDYPNGDKVAIILLDTQGAFDSQSTVRDCATVFALSTMVSSVQIYNLSQNIQEDDLQHLQLFTEYGRLALADTGKKPFQRLQFLVRDWSFPYEAEYGALGGDKILKRRLEVSDKQHPELQSLRRHIASCFMEVACFLMPHPGLSVATNPKFDGRLKDITPEFKQSLRTFVPMLLSPDNLVYKEISGQRVRARDLIQYFQSYMSIYKGNELPEPKSMLVATAEANHLTAVAAAKELYSQLMEEVCGGTKPYLSTAHLETEHFRIKDQALFQFASKRKMGGEEFSEKFRQQLDLDLEDSYVNYKAHNESKNIFKAARTPAVYFASAVICYVLSGIFGLIGLYTFANFCNLVMGVALLTLALWAYIRYSGEMGDFGVKLDDFATFMWDNFMKPIYQGCMEKGIQHVATHAAEAAVGGRTTSPSMNGKVKKS